Part of the Dehalococcoidia bacterium genome is shown below.
GCAGCCGATGAAATTGCAGATTCTAGTAACCCATTGATTTGGGCTGGCGGTGGAGTATTTTCATCTCAGGCTTCCGAGGGATTGCTCAAACTTGCAGAATATCTCCAATCGCCTGTAATGACTACACATGAAGGCAAGGGGGCGATTCCAGACTCGCATTATTTAAGCATAGGGACTTTGAAGTCACGCTCTGATAATTGGCGCCCTATGCTCAATGAATACGATCTAATTCTAGCGGTCGGGACGAGATTTGCGACTGCGGACTTAAATGAAAATCAAAGAGTAATTCAAATTGATATCGACCCAGATGAATTAGGAAGGAACCATAGCAATACTCTCCGAGTTCAAGGAGATGCTCGAGGTTCCCTTAAGTTACTAGTTGAAGTGCTCGAAAAGCGTATGCCTCCAAGAGAGAATCGCAGGAAAGATCTAGAAGCAATACGGGCTGAAAGGTTTGGCCCTGAGCTCCGGATTGAGCCTTTAGATTCTTATATGAAAGCTATAAGGGAAGCAATTCCTCAGGATGGTATTTTAGTTGCAGGGATGACACAAATGGGCTACTACAGCCGACTTTTTTATTCTGTTGAAGAACCTAGTACTTACCTCAATTCTTCTTATTTTGGAAATCTAGGATTCGCATGGCCTACAGCTCTAGGTGCAAAAGTGGCGCAACCAGATAAGGCAGTTGTGTGTATTTCAGGAGACGGAGGCTTTTTGTTTAATTCTCAAGAATTAGCAACTGCTGTCCAATACGGAATTAACGCTGTGGTTGTTGTATTCAACGACAATGCTTTTGGAAACGTCATGCGAGATCAGGAACAGCGTTTTAATGGACGAGTTGTTGGGGCAAGATTGCATAATCCTGACTTTGTGAAATTAGCAAAAGCATATGGGGCAATCGGGGTAAAGGCTGAAACTCCAGAGCAATTAAAAATTGCGATAGAAAATGGATTAGATGCAGATTTGCCTACTTTGATAGAGGTTCCCATGGGCCCGGTAGAATCGCCCCTTTAACTACGCATTTCTATAATGGCTCTACCTATAATTTCTCCCTTAGCGAGAGCTTCATACGCCTCATTTACTTGATCTAAGGAATACCTTCTAGTGATGGGAGAGCTTGTGTCCAATTCTCCTCGTTGCACTAAGTTGATTACTTCTGGCATATCACTTCGCGCGCGTGCTCCATAGGAACCAACTACAGTGACACCTCTTCGTACGAATCTTGTGATTTCTAACGGAACTTCAACTCCCGCAGCGGCAATTCCGATTAATACGACTTTGCCCCCATCACGAACTGAATTGAAGGCTTGCTTCACAGTAATAGGAGATCCTAAAGCCTCAATCGCAACATCAACACCTTTTCCTTCGGTCAATTCTTTAATTTTTTCGGTTACGTCTTCTTCTAAGCTGTTAATCGTGTGCGTTGCCCCGAATTGCAAAGAGCTTTCTAGTTTTTCTGGCTTTATATCTACAGCGATCACCTGGGACGCTCCAAATGCCCTAGCCATTTGCAATACTTGCGTTCCGACACCACCAATAGCGAAAACAGCGACTCGTTGACCAGGTCGAATATCAGCCTGATTACGGACGGCTCCGTAAGCAGTGAATATGGAGCAGCCTATGATTGCTGCGTCATCTAAAGGGATGGTTGATGGTAATTTGAATACAGATGTGTCTGGTGTGACAGCATATTCTGCTAGCCCACCCATGCTGTACATTGCTATCGGGGTTCCACTGCTTCGATAGAGTCGAGTGCTCCCATCATACAGTTGTCCTTTTAGGCGATTAAAGGAAAAAAATGTTTCACATAGGTCCTCACGGCCACGGATGCAGTAGTTACAGTAACCACAGGGCATGATGAACGAGCAGGCTACTTGGTCACCTGGAGAGACGTTGGAAACATTTGCTCCAACAGCATCAACGATGCCTGAAACTTCATGGCCTAATACACCAGGGGTAGGGAAGGCCACTTCACCTTTGAGCACATGAAGATCGGTGTGACATACGCCACAAGCTTCTACTTTGATACGAACCTCATGCTCGAGAGGCTCTGGAGTGACTAAGTCCTCAATATTCATGGGCTTCCCTGGTTCAGAAAAAACTGCTGCTCGCATAACACCGCCTAAAAAGTAATTTGCCGTCGGACAACGTATTCGAATGGATTATAATCCCAATTGAAGGAGGGGATATGGATAAGAAGATTTCTAGGGCGCATCAGAATGAATTGACTCGGTATGCAGCACGATTTTGGGCTGGTGAAGCTGAAATTGCGCAGACGTTTTTTGCTGCGCGCAGAACTCCTGAAGAGCATCTGGTCTGGTTGCGCGTGCAGGCTTACAAGGAGCTTCAGCCGCGTAACGATGGGATAATCTTAAGGAATATTCAACAGTTAGCTAACAACTATCCCTCCCTTGAGAAAGGGGTAACTCGTTCAGACTTTCTCTATAATATTCAATTTTTGGAAGAAGAATTTCGCCATTATGTCGTCTTTGCAGACATCATTGACTACATCACTGGCGGAAATTTAACTACCGAAGAACTTGCAACCTATGATACAGAAGGTGAACAGAAGCTTCGCCAGGTACGGCGAGAATGTTACGAAACACATGGCGAGCTTGGACGTTTTGCTTCATCTTTTTGTGAGGGAGGTGGGGCATCAATTTTTTATGAAGGCATGCAGATAAGTGGAGACCCTTTGAGCGATAAGATTGCTGCAGCCTGCAAAAATGTTTATGACGATGAAGTTGATCATGCTGCACATGGAGCTAGTGACTTGAATACCGTAGCTCAGACAGAAACTGACTGGGCCTTGGCAAAAGAGATGGTTACAGCAATTTCAATGCAACGTTTGTATATGAGGAATGAGGAATTTAGTTTTCCAATTACATCGGAAAGAATAGAAGAAATAGCTCAAGGCGATATTGAATTGCCCGATAGGCTTGCTTCTCTATTAGTGTAATTATTTGAATTCGAAGATGTCCCCTCGAGTAGGGCTGCATATGCCACTAGGTA
Proteins encoded:
- a CDS encoding thiamine pyrophosphate-dependent enzyme, which translates into the protein MTAGQALIQSLYREGIRVIFGVPGVQMYHATDPIIDQPGMKFISVRHEQATAYMADGFSRAGGGIGTALVVPGPGLLNASAAIGTAYAASSPILVISGQIQKDLIGVDRGILHEVNDQMDTIRPITKAAYRIMEADEVPIVVHEAFKQLRTGRPRPVEIEIPPETLAEIADIDLLEPGNYKRLPADLADIQLAADEIADSSNPLIWAGGGVFSSQASEGLLKLAEYLQSPVMTTHEGKGAIPDSHYLSIGTLKSRSDNWRPMLNEYDLILAVGTRFATADLNENQRVIQIDIDPDELGRNHSNTLRVQGDARGSLKLLVEVLEKRMPPRENRRKDLEAIRAERFGPELRIEPLDSYMKAIREAIPQDGILVAGMTQMGYYSRLFYSVEEPSTYLNSSYFGNLGFAWPTALGAKVAQPDKAVVCISGDGGFLFNSQELATAVQYGINAVVVVFNDNAFGNVMRDQEQRFNGRVVGARLHNPDFVKLAKAYGAIGVKAETPEQLKIAIENGLDADLPTLIEVPMGPVESPL
- a CDS encoding zinc-binding dehydrogenase; translation: MRAAVFSEPGKPMNIEDLVTPEPLEHEVRIKVEACGVCHTDLHVLKGEVAFPTPGVLGHEVSGIVDAVGANVSNVSPGDQVACSFIMPCGYCNYCIRGREDLCETFFSFNRLKGQLYDGSTRLYRSSGTPIAMYSMGGLAEYAVTPDTSVFKLPSTIPLDDAAIIGCSIFTAYGAVRNQADIRPGQRVAVFAIGGVGTQVLQMARAFGASQVIAVDIKPEKLESSLQFGATHTINSLEEDVTEKIKELTEGKGVDVAIEALGSPITVKQAFNSVRDGGKVVLIGIAAAGVEVPLEITRFVRRGVTVVGSYGARARSDMPEVINLVQRGELDTSSPITRRYSLDQVNEAYEALAKGEIIGRAIIEMRS